From the genome of Streptomyces sp. NBC_01116, one region includes:
- a CDS encoding heavy-metal-associated domain-containing protein, giving the protein MTAETETTQSTGSCCSPTGSCHDGAADVQIGQTDSVTTVYQVKGMTCGHCEGAVSEEISGIAGVSSVAAVAATGLVTVTSKAPLAEDAVRAAVDEAGYELLGPAA; this is encoded by the coding sequence ATGACCGCCGAGACAGAGACCACCCAGTCCACCGGTTCCTGCTGCTCGCCCACCGGTTCCTGCCACGACGGTGCGGCCGACGTGCAGATCGGGCAGACCGACTCGGTCACCACCGTGTACCAGGTCAAGGGCATGACCTGCGGCCACTGCGAGGGCGCCGTTTCGGAGGAGATCTCCGGGATCGCCGGCGTGTCCTCGGTCGCCGCCGTCGCCGCCACCGGCCTGGTCACCGTCACCTCCAAGGCCCCGCTGGCCGAGGACGCCGTCCGCGCCGCCGTCGACGAGGCCGGGTACGAGCTCCTCGGCCCGGCCGCCTGA
- a CDS encoding ATP-dependent RecD-like DNA helicase gives MSNMAVLEGVLERITYANEENGYTVARVDTGRGAGDLLTVVGALLGAQVGESLRMEGRWGSHAQYGKQFTVENYTTVLPATIQGIRRYLGSGLIKGIGPVMADRITTHFGVDTLDIIEQEPKRLVEVPGLGPKRTKMIATAWEEQKAIKEVMVFLQSVEVSTSIAVRIYKKYEDASISVVKNQPYRLAADVWGIGFLTADRIAQAVGIPHDSPERVKAGLQYALSQSSDQGHCYLPEERLIADGVKLLQVDTGLVIECLAELAADPEGVVREKVPSPEGGDPVTAVYLVPFHRAELSLAGQVRRLLNTGEDRMPAFRDVDWDKALAWLATRTGTVLAPEQEQAVRLALSRKVAVLTGGPGCGKSFTVRSVVELARAKKAKVVLAAPTGRAAKRLSELTGAEASTVHRLLELKPGGDAAYDRDRPLDADLVVVDEASMLDLLLANKLVKAVAPGAHLLLVGDVDQLPSVGAGEVLGDLLAEGGPVPAVRLTRIFRQAQQSGVVTNAHRINAGQPPLTEGLSDFFLFVEDETEDAGKLAVDVAARRIPAKFGLDPRRDVQVLAPMHRGPAGAGHLNGLLQQAITPARPDLAEKRFGGRVFRVGDKVTQIRNNYDKGENGVFNGTVGVVTGLDLDEQKLTVRTDEDEEIGYDFDELDELAHAYAMTIHRSQGSEYPAVVIPVTTSAWMMLQRNLLYTAVTRAKKLVVLVGSRKAIGQAVRTVSAGRRCTALDFRLRGGSGEDFA, from the coding sequence ATGTCCAACATGGCCGTGCTCGAAGGTGTCCTGGAGCGGATCACGTACGCCAACGAGGAGAACGGGTACACGGTCGCCCGCGTCGACACCGGACGCGGAGCCGGGGACCTCCTCACCGTCGTCGGCGCGCTGCTCGGCGCGCAGGTCGGCGAATCGCTGCGGATGGAGGGCCGTTGGGGCTCGCACGCGCAGTACGGCAAGCAGTTCACCGTGGAGAACTACACCACCGTGCTGCCCGCCACCATCCAGGGCATCCGCCGCTACCTCGGCTCCGGGCTGATCAAGGGGATCGGGCCGGTGATGGCCGACCGGATCACCACCCACTTCGGCGTCGACACCCTCGACATCATCGAGCAGGAGCCGAAGCGCCTCGTCGAGGTCCCCGGCCTCGGCCCCAAACGCACGAAGATGATCGCGACCGCCTGGGAGGAACAGAAGGCGATCAAGGAGGTCATGGTCTTCCTCCAGAGCGTCGAGGTCTCCACCTCCATCGCCGTCCGCATCTACAAGAAGTACGAGGACGCCTCGATCTCCGTCGTGAAGAACCAGCCCTACCGGCTGGCCGCCGACGTCTGGGGCATCGGCTTCCTCACCGCCGACCGGATCGCCCAGGCCGTCGGCATTCCGCACGACAGCCCCGAGCGGGTCAAGGCCGGCCTCCAGTACGCCCTGTCACAGTCCTCCGACCAGGGGCACTGCTACCTCCCCGAGGAGCGGCTCATCGCGGACGGCGTCAAGCTGCTCCAGGTCGACACCGGGCTGGTCATCGAGTGCCTGGCCGAGCTGGCCGCCGATCCGGAGGGCGTCGTACGGGAGAAGGTGCCGTCCCCCGAGGGCGGCGACCCGGTCACCGCCGTCTACCTCGTCCCCTTCCACCGGGCCGAGCTGTCGCTCGCCGGGCAGGTGCGCCGCCTGCTGAACACCGGCGAGGACCGCATGCCGGCCTTCCGGGACGTGGACTGGGACAAGGCCCTGGCCTGGCTCGCCACCCGTACGGGGACCGTTCTCGCGCCCGAGCAGGAACAGGCCGTACGGCTCGCGCTCAGCCGGAAGGTGGCCGTCCTGACCGGCGGCCCCGGCTGCGGGAAGTCGTTCACCGTACGGTCCGTCGTCGAGCTGGCCCGGGCGAAGAAGGCCAAGGTGGTGCTCGCCGCCCCCACCGGGCGTGCCGCCAAACGCCTCTCGGAGCTGACCGGGGCCGAGGCGTCCACCGTGCACCGGCTCCTGGAGCTGAAGCCGGGCGGGGACGCGGCCTACGACCGGGACCGCCCGCTGGACGCCGATCTGGTCGTCGTGGACGAGGCGTCGATGCTCGATCTGCTGCTCGCCAACAAGCTCGTCAAGGCGGTGGCACCCGGTGCCCACCTCCTCCTCGTGGGCGACGTCGACCAACTGCCCTCGGTCGGCGCGGGGGAGGTGCTGGGCGATCTGCTCGCGGAGGGCGGCCCGGTCCCCGCCGTCCGGCTCACCCGGATCTTCCGCCAGGCCCAGCAGTCCGGCGTCGTGACCAACGCCCACCGGATCAACGCCGGACAGCCGCCGCTCACGGAAGGACTGAGCGACTTCTTCCTCTTCGTGGAGGACGAGACGGAGGACGCGGGCAAGCTCGCCGTCGATGTGGCGGCCCGGCGCATTCCGGCCAAGTTCGGCCTCGATCCCCGCCGTGACGTGCAGGTTCTCGCCCCGATGCACCGGGGCCCCGCGGGTGCGGGGCATCTGAACGGGCTGCTCCAGCAGGCCATCACCCCGGCCCGCCCCGACCTGGCCGAGAAGCGGTTCGGCGGCCGGGTCTTCCGGGTCGGCGACAAGGTCACCCAGATCCGCAACAACTACGACAAGGGCGAGAACGGCGTCTTCAACGGCACGGTCGGCGTGGTCACCGGCCTCGACCTGGACGAACAGAAGCTCACCGTCCGCACCGACGAGGACGAGGAGATCGGCTACGACTTCGACGAACTGGACGAGCTGGCCCACGCGTACGCCATGACCATCCACCGCTCCCAGGGCAGCGAGTATCCGGCCGTCGTCATCCCCGTCACCACCAGCGCCTGGATGATGCTCCAGCGCAACCTGCTCTACACGGCCGTGACACGGGCCAAGAAGCTGGTGGTCCTGGTCGGGTCCCGTAAGGCGATCGGCCAGGCGGTCCGCACGGTTTCCGCAGGCAGACGCTGTACGGCACTGGATTTCCGGCTCCGGGGCGGCTCCGGAGAAGACTTCGCGTGA
- a CDS encoding heavy metal translocating P-type ATPase produces MASTAAADFPAADASEAELMIGGMTCASCAARVEKKLNRMDGVTATVNYATEKARVTFGEGLKLGDLVATVEKTGYTARPVVQAERQAPAEDGTTTPPTAAPDTYAEETRGTGSATGTGAGPAVAPGPAPDPAARDAGADRDASVGAIRHRLVVSAVLAVPVVLLAMVPAFQFDHWQWLSLTLAAPVVVWGGLPFHRAAWTNLRHGAATMDTLVSLGTLAAFGWSLWALFLGDAGMPGMRHVFDLTVPRADAGSTIYLEVAAGVVTFILLGRYLEARAKRRSGAALRALMDLGAKDVSVLRDGREVRVPASTLVVGDRFLVRPGEKIATDGTVVEGSSAVDASMLTGESVPVEVTAGDTVTGATLNAGGRLVVEATRIGADTQLARMARLVEDAQNGKASAQRLADRISAVFVPIVIALALATLGFWLGNGAGPTAAFTAAVAVLIIACPCALGLATPTALMVGTGRGAQLGILIKGPEVLETTRRADTIVLDKTGTVTTGRMTLQTTHTTPTTTKTEVLRLAGALENASEHPIAQAVATAATNTTGPLPTPEDFQNIPGLGVQGIVEGHAVLVGRPRLLADAAIPLPPALSGALAEAGEHGRTAVVVAWDGEARGVFGVADAVKGSSAAAVRELRALGLRPVLLTGDNRAVAEAVAREVGIDEVHAEVLPEDKVNVVKRLQAEGRVVAMVGDGVNDAAALATADLGLAMGTGTDAAIEASDLTLVRGDLKVTADAIRLSRRTLATIRGNLFWAFGYNVAALPLAASGLLNPMIAGAAMAFSSVFVVTNSLRLRAFT; encoded by the coding sequence ATGGCCAGCACAGCAGCAGCCGATTTCCCGGCCGCCGACGCCTCCGAGGCCGAGCTCATGATCGGCGGGATGACCTGCGCCTCGTGCGCGGCCCGCGTCGAGAAGAAGCTCAACCGGATGGACGGCGTCACCGCCACGGTGAACTACGCGACCGAGAAGGCCCGCGTCACCTTCGGGGAAGGGCTGAAGCTGGGGGATCTCGTCGCCACGGTCGAGAAGACCGGCTACACGGCCCGTCCCGTCGTACAGGCGGAACGGCAGGCACCGGCAGAGGACGGCACCACCACTCCTCCGACCGCCGCCCCGGACACGTACGCCGAGGAGACCCGCGGTACGGGCTCCGCCACGGGCACGGGCGCCGGTCCCGCCGTGGCCCCGGGGCCCGCCCCGGACCCTGCCGCCCGCGACGCCGGGGCGGACCGTGACGCCTCCGTCGGCGCGATCCGGCACCGCCTCGTCGTGTCCGCCGTGCTCGCCGTCCCCGTCGTCCTGCTCGCCATGGTCCCGGCCTTCCAGTTCGACCACTGGCAGTGGCTCAGCCTCACCCTGGCCGCGCCCGTCGTCGTCTGGGGCGGGCTGCCCTTCCACCGCGCCGCGTGGACCAACCTCCGGCACGGCGCCGCCACGATGGACACGCTGGTCTCGCTCGGCACGCTCGCCGCGTTCGGCTGGTCGCTGTGGGCCCTGTTCCTCGGCGACGCGGGCATGCCCGGCATGCGCCACGTCTTCGACCTCACCGTCCCGCGCGCCGACGCCGGCTCGACGATCTACCTGGAGGTGGCGGCCGGGGTCGTCACGTTCATCCTGCTCGGCCGCTACCTGGAGGCCCGCGCCAAGCGGAGGTCCGGGGCGGCCCTGCGGGCGCTGATGGACCTGGGCGCCAAGGACGTCTCCGTACTCAGGGACGGCCGGGAGGTCCGCGTCCCGGCGAGCACGCTCGTCGTGGGCGACCGTTTCCTGGTCCGTCCCGGGGAGAAGATCGCGACGGACGGGACCGTGGTCGAGGGCTCCTCCGCCGTGGACGCCTCCATGCTCACCGGCGAGTCCGTACCCGTCGAGGTCACCGCCGGCGACACCGTCACCGGAGCCACCCTCAACGCCGGAGGCCGCCTCGTCGTCGAAGCCACCCGCATCGGCGCCGACACCCAACTCGCCCGCATGGCCCGCCTCGTCGAGGACGCCCAGAACGGCAAGGCCTCCGCACAACGCCTCGCCGACCGCATCTCCGCCGTCTTCGTCCCCATCGTCATCGCCCTCGCCCTCGCCACCCTCGGCTTCTGGCTCGGCAACGGCGCCGGACCCACCGCCGCCTTCACCGCCGCCGTCGCCGTCCTCATCATCGCCTGCCCCTGCGCCCTCGGCCTCGCCACACCCACCGCCCTCATGGTCGGCACCGGCCGCGGCGCACAACTCGGCATCCTCATCAAGGGCCCCGAAGTCCTGGAGACCACCCGCCGCGCCGACACCATCGTCCTCGACAAGACCGGCACCGTCACCACCGGCCGCATGACCCTCCAGACCACCCACACCACCCCCACCACCACCAAAACCGAAGTCCTCCGCCTCGCCGGAGCACTCGAGAACGCCTCCGAACACCCCATCGCCCAAGCCGTCGCCACCGCCGCCACCAACACCACCGGCCCCCTCCCCACCCCCGAGGACTTCCAGAACATCCCCGGACTCGGCGTCCAGGGCATCGTCGAGGGCCACGCCGTCCTCGTCGGGCGGCCCCGCCTCCTCGCCGACGCGGCGATCCCTCTCCCGCCCGCGTTGTCGGGGGCCCTGGCGGAGGCCGGGGAGCACGGCCGTACGGCGGTCGTCGTGGCCTGGGACGGGGAGGCGCGGGGCGTGTTCGGGGTGGCGGACGCGGTCAAGGGCAGCAGCGCCGCCGCCGTGCGCGAGCTGCGCGCGCTGGGGCTGAGGCCCGTCCTGCTGACCGGAGACAACCGGGCGGTGGCGGAGGCCGTGGCCCGCGAGGTGGGCATCGACGAGGTCCACGCGGAGGTGCTTCCCGAGGACAAGGTGAACGTCGTGAAGCGCCTTCAGGCCGAGGGCCGGGTCGTCGCGATGGTCGGCGACGGGGTCAACGACGCGGCCGCCCTCGCCACGGCGGACCTGGGGCTGGCGATGGGCACCGGGACGGATGCGGCGATCGAGGCGAGCGACCTCACGCTGGTTCGTGGAGATCTCAAGGTGACGGCTGACGCAATCCGCCTCTCCAGGCGTACGCTGGCCACCATCAGGGGCAACCTCTTCTGGGCCTTCGGGTACAACGTCGCGGCCTTGCCCCTGGCTGCAAGTGGCCTGCTCAACCCTATGATCGCGGGAGCCGCCATGGCGTTTTCGTCCGTGTTCGTCGTCACGAACAGCCTACGGTTGCGTGCCTTCACGTAA
- a CDS encoding helix-turn-helix transcriptional regulator → MTDESLWSYKDIAAHIQVRPDTVRSYRKHGLLPPPDQVNNGKPYWYGDTVRAWVASRPRNRGR, encoded by the coding sequence ATGACCGACGAATCGCTCTGGTCCTACAAGGACATTGCCGCGCACATCCAGGTCCGGCCGGACACCGTCCGCTCCTATCGCAAGCACGGGCTCCTGCCCCCGCCCGACCAGGTGAACAACGGGAAGCCGTACTGGTACGGAGACACTGTCCGCGCCTGGGTCGCCTCCCGCCCCCGCAACCGGGGCCGCTGA
- a CDS encoding DinB family protein yields MSTSERPMPPLVADERTSLESWLDFYRATLAQKCADLPEEGLREASAAPSPITLLGLLQHLAEVERNWFRRVLAQEDAPPVLAPPAGGGDGAEGRDGGWDLAEDATYEQALARWEAEVARARQNCAARALDDTSPFMGAQVTLRWIYTHMIGEYARHCGHADLVRERVDGRTGV; encoded by the coding sequence ATGAGCACCTCCGAACGCCCGATGCCCCCGCTGGTCGCCGACGAACGCACCTCCTTGGAGAGTTGGCTCGACTTCTACCGCGCCACTCTCGCCCAGAAGTGCGCGGACCTGCCCGAGGAGGGGCTGCGCGAGGCGTCCGCCGCGCCTTCGCCGATCACCCTGCTCGGACTGCTCCAGCACCTGGCGGAGGTCGAGCGGAACTGGTTCCGTCGCGTGCTCGCGCAGGAGGACGCCCCGCCGGTCCTCGCGCCCCCGGCCGGCGGCGGGGACGGCGCCGAGGGCCGTGACGGCGGGTGGGATCTCGCCGAGGACGCCACCTACGAGCAGGCGCTCGCGCGGTGGGAGGCCGAGGTGGCACGGGCCCGGCAGAACTGCGCGGCCCGGGCGCTCGACGACACCAGCCCGTTCATGGGCGCGCAGGTCACGCTGCGGTGGATCTACACCCACATGATCGGCGAGTACGCCCGGCACTGCGGTCATGCCGACCTGGTGCGCGAGCGCGTCGACGGACGCACGGGAGTCTGA
- a CDS encoding citrate synthase: protein MSEHTNNAVVLRYGDDEYTYPVIDSTVGDKGFDIGKLRANTGLVTLDSGYGNTAAYKSAITYLDGEQGILRYRGYPIEQLAERSSFLEVAYTLINGDLPKVDELATFKNEITQHTLLHEDVKRFFDGFPRDAHPMAMLSSVVSALSTFYQDSHNPFDEQQRHLSTIRLLAKLPTIAAYAYKKSIGHPFVYPRNDLGYVENFLRMTFSVPAQEYELDPVVVSALDKLLILHADHEQNCSTSTVRLVGSSQANMFASISAGISALWGPLHGGANQSVLEMLEGIQANGGDVDSFIRKVKNKEDGVRLMGFGHRVYKSFDPRAKIIKAAAHDVLSALGKSDELLDIALKLEEHALSDDYFVSRNLYPNVDFYTGLIYRAMGFPTEMFTVLFALGRLPGWIAQWHEMIKEPGSRIGRPRQIYTGEVLRDFVPVEGR from the coding sequence GTGAGCGAGCACACCAACAACGCTGTAGTACTGCGGTACGGCGACGACGAGTACACCTACCCGGTGATCGACAGCACCGTCGGCGACAAGGGCTTCGACATCGGGAAGCTCCGGGCCAATACCGGCCTGGTGACGCTGGACAGCGGATACGGCAATACCGCCGCCTATAAATCCGCCATCACGTACCTCGACGGTGAGCAGGGCATTCTGCGCTACCGCGGATACCCGATCGAGCAGCTCGCCGAGCGCTCGTCGTTCCTCGAGGTCGCGTACACGCTGATCAACGGTGATCTGCCGAAGGTCGACGAGCTGGCGACCTTCAAGAACGAGATCACCCAGCACACGCTGCTGCACGAGGACGTCAAGCGGTTCTTCGACGGCTTCCCGCGCGACGCCCACCCGATGGCCATGCTGTCCTCGGTCGTCAGCGCGCTGTCCACGTTCTACCAGGACAGCCACAACCCGTTCGACGAGCAGCAGCGTCACCTCTCGACGATCCGCCTCCTGGCGAAGCTCCCGACGATCGCGGCGTACGCCTACAAGAAGTCGATCGGGCACCCCTTCGTCTACCCGCGCAACGACCTCGGGTACGTCGAGAACTTCCTGCGCATGACCTTCTCGGTCCCCGCCCAGGAGTACGAGCTGGACCCGGTCGTCGTCTCGGCGCTGGACAAGCTGCTCATCCTGCACGCGGACCACGAGCAGAACTGTTCGACCTCCACCGTGCGCCTGGTCGGCTCTTCGCAGGCGAACATGTTCGCCTCGATCTCCGCCGGCATCTCGGCGCTGTGGGGCCCCCTGCACGGTGGCGCCAACCAGTCGGTGCTGGAGATGCTGGAAGGCATCCAGGCCAACGGCGGCGACGTCGACTCCTTCATCCGCAAGGTGAAGAACAAGGAGGACGGCGTCCGCCTGATGGGCTTCGGCCACCGGGTGTACAAGTCCTTCGACCCGCGCGCCAAGATCATCAAGGCTGCCGCGCACGACGTGCTGTCCGCGCTCGGCAAGTCCGACGAGCTGCTCGACATCGCGCTCAAGCTGGAGGAGCACGCGCTCTCCGACGACTACTTCGTCTCGCGCAACCTCTACCCCAACGTGGACTTCTACACCGGCCTCATCTACCGGGCCATGGGCTTCCCGACCGAGATGTTCACCGTGCTCTTCGCGCTCGGCCGCCTTCCCGGCTGGATCGCCCAGTGGCACGAGATGATCAAGGAGCCGGGTTCCCGCATCGGCCGCCCGCGTCAGATCTACACCGGCGAGGTCCTGCGCGACTTCGTCCCGGTCGAGGGCCGCTGA
- a CDS encoding class I SAM-dependent methyltransferase has protein sequence MDRNVTTTDDVLALMDGLFAPAADRWTANGASWWDDFYADRSKAVPFFVDKPDENLDAYLRQGLIAPGRALDLGCGPGRNALHLASLGFDVDAVDLSPEAIAWARERADGAGAHAIEFHRGDAFALTEEGAALAGPYDLIYDSGCFHHLPPHRRISYLALLERCLAPGGHFALTCFAAGEGGMGSELPDAELYRTGGLQGGLAYSPEALRRVFSGLTEIELRRMRDEAPRSPHFGEPFLWTALFRAPARS, from the coding sequence ATGGACCGGAACGTGACCACGACGGACGATGTGCTGGCGCTGATGGACGGGCTGTTCGCCCCTGCCGCGGACCGATGGACAGCCAACGGGGCGTCCTGGTGGGACGACTTCTACGCGGACCGTTCCAAGGCGGTGCCGTTCTTCGTGGACAAGCCCGACGAGAACCTGGACGCGTATCTCCGCCAAGGGCTGATCGCCCCGGGCCGTGCGCTCGACCTCGGCTGCGGCCCCGGCCGCAACGCGCTGCACCTGGCCTCGCTCGGCTTCGACGTCGACGCGGTCGACCTCTCCCCGGAGGCGATCGCCTGGGCCCGGGAACGAGCGGACGGGGCAGGGGCCCACGCCATCGAGTTCCACCGCGGTGACGCGTTCGCGCTGACCGAGGAAGGGGCCGCCCTCGCCGGGCCCTACGACCTGATCTACGACTCCGGCTGTTTCCACCACCTGCCGCCCCATCGCCGCATCAGCTATCTCGCCCTCCTGGAGCGTTGCCTCGCGCCCGGCGGCCACTTCGCGCTCACCTGCTTCGCCGCCGGGGAGGGCGGGATGGGCTCCGAACTGCCGGACGCCGAGCTCTACCGGACGGGCGGCCTGCAGGGCGGGCTCGCCTACTCGCCCGAGGCGCTGCGCCGCGTCTTCTCCGGTCTGACGGAGATCGAGCTGCGCCGGATGCGCGACGAGGCCCCCCGATCCCCGCACTTCGGGGAGCCGTTCCTCTGGACAGCCCTCTTCCGGGCGCCCGCCCGGAGCTGA
- a CDS encoding MMPL family transporter — MSEVNRSAPPPVGGWTRFVTARPRFALLAALVITALAVFAGSGVADRMGSGGWQAPDAESTYATEVLAREFPASQPNLLLLVDSGSATVDDPAVAAEAARLVERLKAEPGISGIGSYWETGAPALRSEDGHEAVIAARIGGDEKTAGETLDRMAPAFAGERGPVTVSLGGPVAVQHEMQTIIQEDLLRAELIALPVTLVLLVMVFGSAVAAMLPLGVGIVAILGTNAVLRGLTEFTDVSVFAMNLTTALGLGLAIDYALFIVRRFREELAGGADPRTAVGTTLRTAGRTVLFSALTVAVSLSAMLVFPQYFLRSFAYAGIAVVLLAAAAALILLPAALVLLGHRIDALDLRRLFRRRKERAGGPGEEASPGRGWARLAVLVMRRAPLFAVVTTVGLLLLGLPFLGVRFGTADDRQLPASAESRVVQEHIREGFPGSPGGGLEVLAEGQGSPAAYADLKDRIEQLPGVLRVDGPVTGDSVAYYSVLPEGEAVGEQTQQLVRDLRAVPSASSLDTSVTGTAAVLVDSKDAIADRLPWAVGIIVVVTLLLVFLLTGSVLIPLQAVVLNALSLTAMFGAVVWVFQDGNLSGLLVFTSTGDIETTLPVLMFCVAFGLSMDYGVFLISRIKEEHDRTGDHEHSVTFGLRHTGGLITAAAVILAVVMVAIGTSRVTNTKMLGLGIALAVLMDAMVVRGLLVPSVMKLMGRSTWWAPAPLRAFHRRFGLSEGEAAGAAAPEARGGRGGRGGAGEEESTMPLMPRADAASGTDAATPAEPARR, encoded by the coding sequence ATGTCCGAAGTCAACCGTTCCGCCCCGCCGCCGGTCGGCGGCTGGACGCGGTTCGTCACCGCCCGACCGCGGTTCGCGCTGCTGGCCGCGCTGGTGATCACCGCGCTCGCCGTGTTCGCGGGGAGCGGGGTGGCGGACCGGATGGGCAGCGGCGGCTGGCAGGCCCCCGACGCCGAGTCGACCTACGCGACCGAGGTGCTGGCGCGGGAGTTCCCCGCCTCCCAGCCCAACCTGCTCCTGCTGGTGGACAGCGGCTCCGCGACGGTCGACGACCCGGCGGTGGCGGCCGAAGCCGCCCGCCTGGTCGAGCGGCTGAAGGCCGAGCCGGGGATCTCGGGCATCGGGTCCTACTGGGAGACCGGGGCACCCGCCCTGCGCTCCGAGGACGGTCACGAGGCGGTCATCGCCGCCCGGATCGGTGGCGACGAGAAGACCGCCGGCGAGACCCTCGACCGGATGGCCCCCGCCTTCGCGGGGGAGCGGGGGCCCGTGACGGTCTCCCTCGGCGGGCCCGTCGCGGTGCAGCACGAGATGCAGACGATCATCCAGGAGGATCTGCTGCGGGCCGAGCTGATCGCCCTGCCGGTGACGCTCGTCCTGCTGGTCATGGTCTTCGGCAGCGCCGTCGCCGCGATGCTGCCGCTCGGTGTCGGCATCGTCGCCATCCTCGGCACCAACGCCGTGCTGCGAGGGCTGACGGAGTTCACCGACGTCTCGGTCTTCGCCATGAACCTCACCACGGCGCTCGGCCTCGGACTCGCCATCGACTACGCCCTGTTCATCGTCCGCCGCTTCCGCGAGGAGCTGGCCGGCGGGGCGGACCCCCGGACCGCGGTGGGCACGACGCTGCGGACCGCCGGGCGTACGGTGCTGTTCTCGGCGCTGACCGTGGCGGTGTCCCTGTCGGCCATGCTCGTCTTCCCGCAGTACTTCCTGCGGTCCTTCGCCTACGCCGGCATCGCCGTGGTCCTCCTGGCCGCCGCTGCCGCACTGATCCTGCTGCCCGCGGCACTCGTGCTGCTCGGCCACCGGATCGACGCGCTCGACCTGCGCCGGCTGTTCCGCCGCCGGAAGGAGAGGGCCGGGGGCCCGGGGGAGGAGGCGTCGCCCGGCCGGGGCTGGGCGCGGCTGGCCGTGCTGGTGATGCGCAGGGCGCCCCTCTTCGCCGTCGTCACCACCGTCGGGCTCCTGCTGCTCGGACTGCCCTTCCTGGGCGTCAGGTTCGGCACGGCGGACGACCGCCAGCTGCCGGCCTCGGCGGAGTCCCGGGTCGTTCAGGAACACATCCGCGAAGGGTTCCCCGGCAGCCCCGGCGGAGGCCTGGAGGTGCTGGCCGAGGGGCAGGGCTCCCCCGCCGCGTACGCGGACCTGAAGGACCGGATCGAGCAGCTCCCCGGAGTCCTGCGGGTCGACGGCCCGGTCACCGGGGACTCCGTGGCCTACTACAGCGTGCTGCCCGAGGGAGAAGCCGTCGGCGAGCAGACCCAGCAGCTCGTACGGGACCTGAGGGCCGTGCCCTCCGCCTCCTCCCTCGACACCTCGGTCACGGGCACGGCGGCGGTCCTCGTCGACTCCAAGGACGCCATAGCCGACCGGCTGCCCTGGGCGGTGGGGATCATCGTGGTGGTCACCCTGCTCCTGGTCTTCCTGCTCACCGGCAGTGTGCTCATCCCGCTCCAGGCGGTCGTGCTCAACGCCCTCAGCCTGACCGCGATGTTCGGGGCGGTGGTCTGGGTCTTCCAGGACGGGAATCTCTCCGGGCTGCTCGTCTTCACCAGCACGGGCGACATCGAGACGACGCTGCCCGTCCTGATGTTCTGCGTCGCCTTCGGACTCTCCATGGACTACGGGGTCTTCCTGATATCCCGGATCAAGGAGGAGCACGACCGCACCGGCGACCACGAGCACTCCGTCACCTTCGGACTCCGGCACACCGGCGGACTGATCACCGCGGCCGCCGTGATCCTCGCGGTCGTGATGGTGGCCATCGGCACCTCGCGGGTCACCAACACCAAGATGCTGGGACTCGGCATCGCCCTGGCCGTCCTGATGGACGCCATGGTGGTGCGCGGTCTGCTGGTCCCCTCGGTGATGAAGCTGATGGGCCGCTCCACCTGGTGGGCCCCCGCACCCCTGCGGGCCTTCCACCGCAGGTTCGGCCTCAGCGAAGGGGAGGCGGCCGGCGCCGCCGCTCCGGAGGCTCGGGGCGGCCGGGGCGGCCGGGGCGGCGCCGGGGAGGAGGAGTCCACGATGCCCCTGATGCCCAGGGCGGATGCCGCCTCCGGGACGGACGCGGCGACGCCCGCCGAACCGGCGAGACGCTGA
- a CDS encoding TetR family transcriptional regulator, producing the protein MSEARATKGAAADGADGGSTAAAAADGTPGSARPRRRQARGEARIAQLLRAAASVFCTSGYTASSTNAIAREAGVSPGTLYQFFPNKEAIAVELGDQLLNRWRDTYGAALTQSHVELPLDRMLDAVLDPLIAFNCENPAFSVLMHGSEIPGRITEEHDTLHATMLTRVESVLAGYLPDVPAGQVHRIADMTFMLFKAGLDLIMAHEGEERAAYIQELKTIMFRYLDPLVGDEVRHGTPHAP; encoded by the coding sequence GTGTCGGAGGCCAGAGCCACCAAGGGCGCCGCGGCGGACGGAGCGGACGGCGGATCCACCGCCGCCGCCGCAGCCGACGGAACGCCGGGATCCGCCCGCCCGCGCCGCCGCCAGGCCCGCGGCGAGGCCCGTATCGCCCAACTGCTCCGGGCCGCCGCGAGCGTCTTCTGCACCAGCGGCTACACCGCGTCGAGCACCAACGCCATCGCCCGCGAGGCAGGGGTGTCGCCGGGCACGCTCTACCAGTTCTTCCCGAACAAGGAGGCCATCGCGGTCGAGCTGGGCGACCAGCTGCTCAACCGCTGGCGGGACACCTACGGCGCCGCCCTCACCCAGAGCCATGTCGAGCTGCCGCTCGACCGCATGCTGGACGCCGTCCTCGACCCGCTGATCGCCTTCAACTGCGAGAACCCGGCCTTCTCGGTCCTGATGCACGGCTCGGAGATCCCCGGCCGGATCACCGAGGAGCACGACACGCTGCACGCCACGATGCTGACGCGGGTCGAATCGGTGCTCGCCGGCTACCTCCCGGACGTGCCGGCCGGCCAGGTCCACCGCATCGCCGACATGACCTTCATGCTCTTCAAGGCCGGACTGGACCTGATCATGGCCCACGAGGGCGAGGAACGCGCGGCCTACATCCAGGAGCTGAAGACGATCATGTTCCGCTACCTGGATCCCCTGGTCGGCGACGAGGTGCGACACGGGACCCCGCACGCGCCGTAG